One window of the Bartonella bacilliformis KC583 genome contains the following:
- the murB gene encoding UDP-N-acetylmuramate dehydrogenase yields MMNFQPIDGKKLLAWLQPVLSDIKGKITPNVEMRKVTWFRTGGLAELFYQPADEDDLALFFKVLPEFVPVTIVGIGSNLLVRDGGIPGVVIRLSTKSFGQIKQVSSTRFLVGAATADKHLASAALEAEISGFHFYHGIPGGLGGALKMNAGANGVETAERVVEVYALDRKGERHILNLRDMNYAYRHCNIPEGLVFTAALLEGDVGNKDDIRAAMHEVALHRETVQPIREKTGGSTFRNLEDISAWKVIDEAGCRGLQIGGAQMSEMHCNFMINMGEATGYDLEKLGETVRARVFNHSAHHLEWEIQRIGQFEQDRIVLPFDQFH; encoded by the coding sequence ATGATGAATTTTCAGCCAATTGACGGTAAAAAACTGTTAGCCTGGTTGCAGCCGGTGTTAAGTGATATAAAGGGAAAAATAACGCCCAATGTCGAAATGCGCAAGGTAACGTGGTTTCGCACGGGTGGGTTGGCTGAGCTTTTTTATCAGCCTGCTGATGAAGATGATTTAGCTTTATTTTTTAAAGTGTTACCTGAATTCGTTCCTGTAACAATTGTAGGGATAGGTTCTAATCTTCTTGTGCGTGATGGGGGAATTCCTGGTGTTGTTATTCGTCTTTCAACAAAAAGTTTTGGGCAAATAAAACAGGTTTCTTCAACACGGTTTTTGGTTGGTGCTGCTACAGCGGATAAGCATTTGGCATCAGCAGCTTTAGAAGCAGAGATTTCTGGTTTTCATTTTTATCATGGGATTCCAGGTGGCTTGGGAGGGGCATTGAAAATGAATGCTGGAGCTAATGGTGTTGAGACGGCTGAGCGTGTTGTTGAGGTTTATGCACTTGATCGTAAGGGAGAGCGTCATATCTTAAATTTGAGAGATATGAATTATGCTTATCGTCATTGTAATATTCCTGAAGGTCTTGTGTTTACCGCCGCTTTGCTGGAGGGAGATGTAGGGAACAAAGATGATATTCGTGCAGCTATGCATGAAGTTGCTCTTCATCGAGAAACAGTGCAACCCATTCGTGAAAAAACAGGTGGATCAACTTTTCGCAATCTTGAAGATATTTCTGCATGGAAGGTTATTGATGAAGCAGGGTGCCGTGGTTTGCAGATAGGTGGTGCTCAGATGAGCGAAATGCATTGTAATTTTATGATTAATATGGGTGAAGCTACAGGTTATGATCTTGAAAAATTGGGTGAAACAGTGCGTGCTCGTGTTTTCAATCATTCAGCCCATCATTTAGAGTGGGAAATACAGCGCATTGGTCAATTTGAGCAAGATCGTATCGTTCTTCCCTTTGATCAATTTCATTGA
- the ftsA gene encoding cell division protein FtsA, whose product MFLSLPHGGWRKTRFLTVLDVGSSKIVCLIACLHPLEHARHLYGRTHSIEILGFGMQRSCGIKSGVIMDMVAAERSIRLAVDAAEKMAGLVVDSVIVNFSSSCLKSSFINGTVCLDGHEVTPYDVRMALADVSRKAFDAEHHIVHTVPAFYALDGNKGIVDPIGMIGKTLGVNVHVVTAETAPLRNLETCINRAHLSVEAMVATPFASGLSVLINDEARLGAACIDLGGGTTTLSVFSEGKFVHTDVLPVGGHHVTLDVARGFSMSIEEAERLKIVYGSTFSMSADDRCMINVLEIGNGHHETEYPRAVLGRIIRARVEEILEMMRDRLNRSGFGHIIGKRVILTGGASQLTGLPEMARNILGRNVRIGRPLGISRLPSFAKGATFSSAVGLLIYPQLVGFEKKTVQTAVKYLSTGRGKYFQRVGQWLRKTF is encoded by the coding sequence ATGTTTCTCAGCTTACCTCATGGAGGATGGCGCAAAACGCGTTTTCTAACAGTTCTTGATGTAGGTTCAAGTAAGATCGTTTGTCTTATTGCCTGTTTGCATCCTTTAGAACATGCACGGCATTTGTATGGTCGTACGCATTCTATAGAAATTTTAGGTTTTGGTATGCAGCGTTCATGTGGCATTAAATCTGGTGTCATAATGGATATGGTTGCAGCAGAGCGATCAATACGTTTGGCTGTTGATGCAGCAGAAAAGATGGCTGGTTTGGTGGTGGATTCAGTGATTGTGAATTTTTCCTCAAGTTGTTTAAAAAGTAGCTTTATTAATGGTACAGTGTGTTTAGATGGGCATGAAGTGACTCCATACGATGTACGTATGGCATTAGCAGATGTTTCTCGCAAAGCTTTTGATGCTGAACATCATATTGTGCATACAGTTCCAGCTTTTTACGCATTAGATGGCAATAAAGGGATTGTTGATCCTATTGGGATGATAGGAAAAACACTCGGTGTGAATGTACATGTTGTAACAGCAGAAACAGCACCTTTGCGTAATTTAGAAACTTGTATTAACCGTGCTCATTTGAGCGTTGAAGCAATGGTAGCAACGCCTTTTGCTAGTGGTCTTTCAGTTTTAATTAATGATGAGGCGCGTTTAGGAGCTGCATGTATTGATCTGGGTGGTGGAACGACAACACTTTCAGTGTTTTCTGAAGGAAAATTCGTTCATACGGATGTTCTTCCAGTTGGAGGGCATCATGTAACTCTTGATGTTGCGCGTGGTTTTTCTATGTCTATTGAAGAAGCAGAGCGTTTAAAAATTGTATATGGTTCGACGTTTTCAATGAGTGCCGATGATCGCTGTATGATTAATGTATTAGAAATCGGCAATGGACATCATGAAACCGAGTATCCACGCGCTGTTCTTGGTCGTATTATTCGTGCGCGTGTTGAAGAAATATTGGAGATGATGCGTGATCGTTTAAACCGTTCTGGTTTTGGGCACATCATCGGTAAACGTGTTATTTTGACTGGGGGAGCAAGTCAGTTAACAGGACTGCCAGAGATGGCACGTAATATATTGGGAAGAAATGTTCGTATAGGACGGCCTTTAGGTATTTCTAGGCTTCCTTCCTTTGCAAAAGGGGCGACATTTTCATCTGCTGTTGGATTATTAATTTATCCTCAGTTAGTGGGTTTTGAGAAAAAAACAGTTCAAACTGCAGTCAAATATTTATCGACAGGTAGAGGTAAGTATTTTCAACGTGTTGGTCAGTGGTTGCGTAAGACTTTTTAA
- a CDS encoding cell division protein FtsQ/DivIB: MDSGGRIVYALNVEKTGFLRILSVTVLQRLYRRVFWFLFKCVAGIDVPRHAGSLAVFSFFFLSILYSISSGGYMNHFMKVAISNSGFLVTHVDMSGNKRMMEQDILKVLGLDEYPSMISFDIDKARFILEQQPWVRLADVQKIYPDRLRISLVEREPYAIWQHNGEMNIIDDTGYVIAPFQAGLVQNLSFVVGQGAQKTAKLFIQALSVYPQLQNHVRAYVRVGDRRWDLFLANGMRIMLPENGAIERLASFIEQGVAEDLFSRDISDIDLRLSDRITVSLSDEALTRRRAVVLEEERLLKMLKAGSV, from the coding sequence ATGGATAGTGGAGGACGCATCGTGTATGCGCTGAATGTTGAGAAAACAGGTTTTCTGAGAATATTATCAGTGACGGTTTTGCAACGTCTTTACCGTCGCGTATTCTGGTTTTTATTTAAGTGTGTTGCTGGTATTGATGTCCCTCGCCATGCAGGTTCTCTTGCTGTTTTTTCTTTTTTCTTTCTTTCGATACTTTATAGCATTTCATCTGGTGGTTATATGAACCATTTCATGAAAGTCGCAATATCGAATTCTGGCTTTTTAGTTACTCATGTTGATATGAGTGGCAACAAACGTATGATGGAACAGGATATTTTAAAAGTTTTGGGGCTTGATGAATATCCATCAATGATTAGTTTTGATATTGATAAAGCCCGTTTTATCTTGGAACAGCAGCCTTGGGTGCGATTAGCTGATGTTCAAAAAATTTATCCTGATCGATTACGTATTTCATTAGTAGAGCGTGAGCCATATGCGATTTGGCAGCATAATGGCGAAATGAATATTATTGATGATACCGGGTATGTGATTGCACCATTTCAAGCAGGTCTCGTTCAGAATTTGTCATTCGTAGTTGGCCAGGGTGCGCAAAAGACAGCCAAATTATTTATTCAAGCGCTTTCAGTATATCCGCAACTACAAAATCATGTTCGTGCTTATGTGCGTGTAGGTGATCGACGTTGGGATCTTTTTTTAGCGAATGGGATGCGTATTATGTTGCCTGAAAATGGTGCTATTGAAAGGCTTGCTTCTTTTATTGAACAGGGTGTAGCAGAAGATCTTTTTTCGCGTGATATTTCAGATATTGATTTGCGTCTTTCTGATCGAATAACAGTTTCTTTATCGGATGAAGCATTAACACGTCGTCGTGCTGTTGTATTGGAAGAAGAGCGTCTTTTGAAGATGCTGAAAGCAGGGAGTGTATAA
- a CDS encoding UDP-N-acetylglucosamine--N-acetylmuramyl-(pentapeptide) pyrophosphoryl-undecaprenol N-acetylglucosamine transferase, translated as MTNKKVVVLVAGGTGGHLFPAEALAVELRQRGYDVHLATDERAKRFVRHFDEKHIHIISSATLVRHHPFALIKTFWLLLRGMVQSWILFRKLRPVLVGGFGGYPTVPPVWVAALTGRVTFIHEQNAVMGRANRVLATRVNAIASGLLLENKIHIHKTFVTGNPVREAILKAAEIPYCASTSKQPFYFLVFGGSQGASAFSRIVPEAVKLLDHDIRERLHIVQQVRGEEIDLAKIYQDMGVQAEVAPFFDNMVEHIARSHFIMSRAGASTVCEIAIIGRPALLIPYPHALDHDQAANAALLAARGGAQIMLEKDLNAQILSSLLTKFCCEPHSLEQRALAAKKVGKPQATRVLADMAEALIVGRSLLDMKREFFDENTT; from the coding sequence ATGACAAATAAAAAAGTTGTTGTTTTAGTTGCTGGTGGTACAGGTGGGCACCTTTTTCCCGCAGAAGCGCTTGCTGTTGAGTTAAGGCAGCGCGGATATGATGTGCATTTAGCAACAGATGAAAGAGCTAAGCGTTTTGTACGTCATTTTGATGAAAAGCATATCCATATAATTTCATCAGCAACATTGGTACGACATCACCCTTTTGCACTTATAAAAACATTTTGGCTTTTGCTGAGAGGAATGGTTCAGTCATGGATACTTTTTCGTAAATTGCGTCCTGTTCTTGTCGGTGGATTTGGTGGTTATCCCACTGTTCCTCCAGTTTGGGTTGCTGCTTTAACCGGGCGTGTAACATTTATTCACGAACAAAATGCTGTTATGGGGCGTGCTAATAGGGTGTTAGCAACTCGAGTGAATGCAATAGCAAGTGGTTTGTTGCTAGAGAACAAAATACATATTCATAAAACATTTGTTACGGGCAATCCTGTTCGTGAAGCTATTCTTAAGGCAGCAGAAATTCCTTATTGTGCTTCCACTAGTAAACAACCATTTTATTTTTTGGTCTTTGGCGGTAGTCAAGGGGCTTCTGCTTTTTCACGCATTGTTCCTGAAGCTGTTAAGTTGCTTGATCATGATATACGTGAGCGTTTGCATATTGTTCAGCAAGTTCGTGGTGAAGAGATAGATTTGGCAAAAATTTACCAAGATATGGGAGTGCAGGCAGAAGTCGCCCCTTTTTTTGATAATATGGTTGAACATATTGCTCGCTCTCATTTTATTATGTCGCGTGCTGGTGCTTCAACAGTTTGTGAAATAGCTATCATTGGTCGGCCAGCTTTACTTATTCCGTATCCGCACGCTCTTGATCACGATCAAGCAGCAAATGCGGCTTTGCTTGCTGCAAGAGGGGGAGCACAAATTATGTTAGAAAAAGATTTAAACGCACAGATACTTTCTTCTCTTTTAACAAAATTTTGTTGTGAGCCGCACTCATTAGAACAACGAGCATTGGCTGCAAAAAAAGTTGGAAAACCTCAAGCAACCAGAGTTCTTGCGGATATGGCTGAAGCGTTAATTGTAGGAAGATCATTATTAGACATGAAAAGGGAGTTTTTTGATGAAAATACCACTTAA
- a CDS encoding D-alanine--D-alanine ligase: MTGKHVTVLMGGWSSERSVSLSSGTACADILEAQGYNVVRVDVDDRIVSVLEELRPTTVFNALHGPFGEDGCIQGILEYLKIPYTHSGVMASALAMDKGRAKIIAASAGVSVAPSCVMSRFSLGAEHPMKPPYVIKPIREGSSFGVVIVGSDETMPLHDIMNNEWVYDDEIMVEKYVPGRELTCAVLGDEVLDVCEIVPKECFQFYDYDSKYKSGGSLHICPAKLSSNIYQNVQRMSLAAHQAIGCRGVSRSDFRFNEETGELIWLEINTQPGMTSTSLVPDIAKASGRTYGDIVKWIVEDASCMR, translated from the coding sequence ATGACAGGTAAGCATGTAACCGTTTTGATGGGAGGGTGGTCATCTGAGCGGTCTGTTAGTTTATCTTCAGGTACTGCTTGTGCAGATATTTTGGAAGCACAGGGGTATAATGTCGTTCGTGTGGATGTCGATGATCGTATTGTTTCTGTTCTTGAGGAATTGCGGCCGACTACTGTTTTTAACGCATTGCATGGGCCATTTGGTGAGGATGGTTGTATTCAAGGTATTCTTGAATATTTAAAAATTCCTTATACGCATTCTGGAGTGATGGCATCAGCCTTGGCAATGGATAAAGGGCGTGCAAAAATTATTGCTGCCAGTGCTGGTGTTTCTGTTGCTCCTTCTTGTGTGATGAGCCGCTTTAGTTTGGGAGCAGAACATCCTATGAAGCCCCCTTATGTAATTAAGCCTATACGTGAAGGATCAAGTTTTGGTGTCGTGATTGTGGGGAGTGATGAAACTATGCCACTTCATGACATTATGAATAATGAGTGGGTTTATGATGATGAGATAATGGTTGAAAAATATGTTCCAGGGCGCGAGCTTACCTGCGCTGTTTTAGGGGATGAAGTCTTGGATGTTTGTGAAATCGTACCCAAAGAGTGTTTCCAGTTTTATGATTATGACTCAAAATATAAGTCTGGTGGTTCTCTTCACATTTGTCCTGCAAAACTTTCATCAAATATTTACCAAAATGTGCAAAGAATGTCTTTGGCGGCACATCAAGCTATTGGTTGTCGGGGTGTTAGTCGTTCTGATTTTCGTTTTAATGAAGAAACAGGGGAATTAATTTGGCTTGAAATCAATACGCAGCCAGGTATGACATCGACTTCTCTTGTTCCTGATATTGCAAAAGCGAGTGGTCGTACTTATGGCGATATTGTTAAATGGATAGTGGAGGACGCATCGTGTATGCGCTGA
- the murC gene encoding UDP-N-acetylmuramate--L-alanine ligase has protein sequence MKIPLNIGLIHFVGIGGIGMSGIAEVLHNLGYKIQGSDQANNTNIERLRSKGINVHIGHQAKNLGEAEVVVISTAIKKTNPEYIAAKEKHLPVVKRAEMLAELMRFRQAIAIGGTHGKTTTTSMVAALLDAGNFDPMVINGGIINAYGTNARMGNGNWMVVEADESDGTFLKLPADIVVVTNIDSEHLDHYGSFDAVRESFRQFVENVPFYGFAVMCLDHPEVQTLASRIDDRWVITYGANPQADVRFLNFSMKNKKAHFDVLIRSRKTGIQTELRDLVLPMSGKHNVSNATAAIAIAHELGISDEVIRKGLAEFGGVKRRFTQTGSWRGIDVFDDYGHHPVEIKAVLRAARESTNGQVIAIAQPHRYSRLCNLFDDFTTCFNDADTIMIAPVYAAGEEPITGFGSKELVEHIQMASHCDVRLIDDLEDVVSIVSTVAKSGDYVVFLGAGSITQWAYALPKRLAELDNNDEFSAN, from the coding sequence ATGAAAATACCACTTAATATCGGCCTTATTCACTTTGTAGGCATTGGTGGTATTGGTATGAGCGGAATTGCTGAGGTTTTGCATAACCTTGGTTATAAAATTCAAGGATCTGATCAAGCTAACAATACAAATATTGAGCGTTTACGAAGTAAAGGGATCAACGTTCATATAGGTCATCAGGCTAAAAATCTAGGGGAAGCAGAAGTTGTTGTTATTTCCACTGCGATTAAAAAAACAAATCCTGAATATATAGCTGCCAAGGAAAAGCATTTGCCAGTTGTTAAGCGTGCGGAAATGCTTGCTGAATTGATGCGTTTTCGCCAAGCAATTGCTATTGGTGGTACACATGGCAAAACAACCACTACGTCAATGGTAGCTGCGCTTCTTGATGCTGGTAATTTTGATCCGATGGTGATTAATGGCGGCATTATCAATGCTTATGGAACCAATGCACGCATGGGGAACGGTAATTGGATGGTGGTTGAAGCTGATGAGAGTGATGGTACATTCTTAAAATTGCCTGCTGACATTGTTGTAGTGACGAATATAGATTCTGAGCATTTAGACCATTATGGGAGTTTTGATGCTGTGCGTGAATCTTTTCGACAATTTGTAGAAAATGTGCCTTTTTATGGTTTTGCTGTTATGTGCCTTGATCATCCAGAGGTTCAGACATTAGCTAGTCGGATTGATGATCGTTGGGTAATCACGTATGGTGCAAATCCACAAGCAGATGTTCGTTTTCTTAATTTTTCAATGAAAAATAAAAAAGCACATTTTGATGTTCTTATTCGATCACGAAAGACAGGTATACAAACTGAACTAAGAGATTTGGTTTTGCCGATGTCTGGAAAGCATAATGTTTCTAATGCTACTGCAGCGATTGCGATTGCTCATGAGCTTGGAATTTCAGATGAAGTTATTAGAAAAGGATTAGCAGAATTTGGAGGGGTAAAGCGGCGTTTCACCCAAACAGGAAGTTGGCGTGGTATTGATGTATTCGATGACTATGGGCATCATCCCGTTGAAATAAAAGCTGTTTTACGTGCAGCTCGTGAGAGCACAAACGGGCAGGTAATTGCAATTGCTCAACCGCATCGTTATTCGCGTTTGTGCAATTTATTTGATGATTTTACTACGTGTTTTAATGATGCTGATACAATCATGATTGCACCGGTTTATGCAGCAGGTGAAGAGCCGATCACTGGTTTTGGTTCTAAAGAACTTGTAGAGCACATACAAATGGCAAGCCACTGTGATGTGCGTTTGATTGATGATCTGGAAGATGTTGTTTCGATTGTATCTACAGTCGCTAAGTCTGGTGATTATGTGGTTTTTCTTGGTGCTGGTAGTATTACACAATGGGCTTATGCATTGCCTAAGCGGTTAGCGGAGCTTGATAACAATGATGAATTTTCAGCCAATTGA
- the ftsZ gene encoding cell division protein FtsZ, with product MTINLHRPDIAELKPRITVFGVGGGGGNAVNNMINAGLQGVDFVVANTDAQALAMSKAERVIQLGAAVTEGLGAGALPEVGQAAADECIDEIIDHLADSHMVFITAGMGGGTGTGAAPVVARAAREKGILTVGVVTKPFQFEGARRMKTAEAGIEELQKSVDTLIVIPNQNLFRIANEKTTFADAFAMADQVLYSGVASITDLMIKEGLINLDFADVRSVMHEMGRAMMGTGEASGEGRALAAAEAAIANPLLDETSMCGARGLLISITGGRDMTLFEVDEAANRIREEVDADANVIFGAIDDESLEGVIRVSVVATGIDRLASDVVQPSHSKFQKSVSSVRKNDSGINQTASHPQSSQLRSESMVETIESLEVEVSQSQPVEEMFSPKSQIFAKPTDTASTSSRSAATYPFGHGQSDIYGKISNASRIQVNSIPQQSTAAAVSMEATAHVLSEMTNIVEQSEEKQAQIQPYIAPARMPELKDFSPFTHGQGIHSSGLEQGPRSLWQRLKQSLTYREEIEPEARLEPAVKPLQNEESHIYNKNVQKVSSQDSSVYAPHRSTKLQSRALQDQRAFVNEEDQLEIPAFLRRQAN from the coding sequence ATGACAATTAATCTGCACCGGCCAGATATTGCTGAATTAAAGCCGCGCATTACCGTTTTTGGTGTTGGGGGTGGTGGTGGAAATGCCGTAAATAATATGATTAATGCGGGCCTTCAAGGCGTTGATTTTGTTGTTGCCAATACGGATGCACAGGCTTTAGCTATGTCAAAAGCTGAACGTGTAATCCAGCTTGGCGCAGCAGTGACAGAGGGATTAGGAGCTGGTGCTTTACCAGAGGTTGGGCAAGCTGCTGCAGATGAATGTATTGATGAAATCATTGATCATCTTGCAGATTCTCATATGGTTTTTATTACAGCAGGTATGGGAGGAGGCACAGGAACGGGAGCAGCGCCTGTTGTTGCTCGTGCAGCACGTGAAAAAGGTATTTTGACCGTTGGCGTTGTGACAAAGCCTTTTCAGTTTGAAGGTGCGCGTCGCATGAAGACAGCAGAGGCTGGCATAGAGGAGTTACAAAAATCCGTTGATACATTGATTGTTATTCCTAACCAAAATTTATTTCGCATTGCCAATGAAAAGACAACATTTGCTGACGCCTTTGCTATGGCTGATCAGGTTCTTTATTCTGGGGTTGCTTCTATTACAGATTTGATGATTAAAGAAGGCTTAATTAATCTAGATTTTGCTGATGTTCGTTCTGTTATGCATGAAATGGGTCGTGCAATGATGGGCACTGGTGAGGCATCTGGTGAAGGGCGTGCTTTAGCTGCTGCTGAAGCTGCTATTGCAAATCCTCTATTAGATGAAACCTCTATGTGTGGAGCTCGTGGTCTTTTGATTTCCATTACTGGTGGCCGTGATATGACTCTATTTGAAGTAGATGAAGCTGCTAATCGTATTCGCGAAGAAGTTGATGCTGATGCGAATGTTATCTTTGGTGCTATTGATGATGAGTCGCTTGAGGGTGTTATTCGTGTATCGGTTGTTGCAACAGGTATTGATCGTTTGGCTAGTGATGTAGTTCAGCCTTCTCATTCTAAATTTCAGAAATCCGTATCTTCAGTTCGTAAGAACGACTCTGGAATAAATCAGACAGCTTCTCATCCTCAGTCATCACAATTGCGTTCTGAATCAATGGTTGAGACAATTGAATCTCTTGAAGTTGAAGTGAGCCAGAGTCAGCCGGTTGAAGAGATGTTTTCTCCAAAGAGCCAAATTTTTGCTAAACCTACAGATACAGCTTCTACCTCAAGTAGGAGTGCTGCTACTTATCCTTTTGGACATGGACAAAGTGATATTTATGGGAAGATATCAAATGCATCACGTATACAGGTTAACAGCATTCCTCAGCAGTCTACGGCAGCGGCGGTGAGTATGGAAGCAACGGCGCATGTTCTTAGTGAAATGACTAACATTGTAGAGCAAAGTGAGGAAAAGCAAGCCCAAATTCAGCCTTATATAGCGCCAGCACGTATGCCTGAGTTGAAAGATTTTTCTCCTTTTACTCATGGTCAAGGGATACATTCTTCTGGTTTAGAACAAGGACCACGTAGTCTCTGGCAGCGTTTAAAGCAAAGCTTAACATACCGTGAAGAAATTGAGCCGGAAGCTCGATTAGAGCCTGCTGTGAAACCTCTCCAGAATGAAGAGTCTCACATTTACAATAAAAACGTGCAAAAAGTGTCTTCTCAGGATTCTTCTGTTTACGCTCCACACCGTTCTACAAAGTTACAGTCACGTGCGCTACAAGACCAGCGTGCTTTTGTAAACGAGGAAGATCAATTGGAAATACCAGCATTTTTACGTCGCCAAGCGAATTAA
- a CDS encoding FtsW/RodA/SpoVE family cell cycle protein, with amino-acid sequence MFTRANRDPITNWWWTIDRSILAACLILMGIGIMLSFAASPAVAERIGINDSFYFVRWHIIFCIPAFFTMMTISFFSPRNICRLCALLLVVTLILMVTTLLFGIEVKGARRWISVFGVSVQASEFMKPAFIVMSAWLFSDQVGRRGIPHYTLAVTLYAICCILLILQPDIGQTLLISAAWGGLFFVAGLPLTIVFLFLVLGILGGFLAYFFVHHVRERINGFLTGEGDTFQVDMGREAILNGGWFGQGPGEGTIKRILPDGHTDFVFSVAAEEYGIIFCLLIMAIFGFIITRSLYVALNTRDSFTCLGITGVSMVIGLQSAINMAVNLHLIPPKGMTLPFISYGGSSMLAIAISMGILLSLTRRWPEARFSVFVPPAVSDVIHDK; translated from the coding sequence ATGTTTACTCGCGCAAATCGAGATCCGATCACGAATTGGTGGTGGACGATTGATCGTTCTATCCTTGCTGCTTGTTTAATCTTGATGGGAATTGGCATCATGTTGTCTTTTGCAGCCAGCCCTGCTGTTGCAGAGAGAATAGGGATTAATGATAGCTTTTATTTTGTGCGTTGGCATATCATTTTTTGCATTCCCGCGTTTTTTACCATGATGACTATTTCTTTTTTTTCGCCTCGCAATATTTGCCGTCTATGTGCTCTTTTATTAGTTGTAACGCTTATTCTTATGGTTACAACTTTATTGTTTGGTATTGAAGTTAAAGGAGCACGACGTTGGATTTCTGTGTTTGGTGTTTCTGTACAAGCTTCAGAATTTATGAAGCCGGCTTTTATCGTTATGTCTGCTTGGCTTTTTTCAGATCAGGTAGGACGTCGTGGTATTCCTCATTATACATTAGCCGTTACACTTTATGCCATTTGTTGCATCCTTCTTATTTTACAACCTGATATTGGTCAAACGCTTTTAATTAGTGCAGCATGGGGTGGTTTGTTTTTTGTTGCAGGTTTACCTCTTACTATTGTTTTTCTATTTCTTGTTTTAGGTATTTTGGGAGGTTTTCTAGCCTATTTTTTTGTTCACCATGTGCGTGAGCGCATCAATGGTTTTTTGACAGGTGAAGGTGATACATTTCAGGTTGATATGGGGCGTGAAGCCATTTTGAATGGTGGATGGTTTGGCCAAGGGCCAGGTGAAGGTACGATTAAACGTATTCTTCCTGATGGTCATACAGATTTTGTTTTCTCTGTGGCGGCTGAGGAATATGGTATTATTTTTTGTTTATTGATTATGGCAATTTTTGGTTTTATCATTACACGCTCACTTTATGTAGCATTAAACACGCGTGACTCATTTACATGTTTGGGTATTACTGGTGTATCAATGGTAATTGGTTTGCAATCAGCAATTAATATGGCAGTTAATTTGCATTTAATACCTCCAAAGGGTATGACATTGCCATTTATTTCTTATGGTGGCTCATCTATGTTGGCGATTGCTATTTCGATGGGTATTTTGCTCAGTTTAACACGCCGCTGGCCAGAAGCACGATTTTCAGTCTTTGTTCCACCTGCCGTTTCGGACGTTATTCATGACAAATAA